GCAGGAACTGGAAAAGCAGACACAGGAGCGGATAAAACAGGAACATCTCCAACAACAGGAACAGGAGAAGGCGGTGCAGCTGAGACGAAACCGGAACACCTTAAACGTCAGGAGGTAGAGCAAGTGGTGCAGGCGCTGTAGAAACGTTAACTTCAACAGGAGCATCAGGAACTGAGACGAGGACTTTAGAAGACACGCGGACATCTACGGCAGGAGCATCAGGAACATCGGAAAGTGGAACGGAAAAAGTGACAAAAGAAGAGCGAGAAGGATGACCTGCGGAGGCAGCAACCTGCCCATGCCCGGACATCAAGTCGACATCCTTCTCCCCCTCAAAGCTTCAGAACGAGCAACCTATGGGAACAGAGTCATAAGCAGCACCGATGTCTTCAGCAGCAGACACACTTGACAGCAAAACTTGTGTTCCTGGGTGAAAAGCAGTCCACGCCAGCCTACAATCTCAAGCCATGTGACCGGGCTGACCCATCGCCGGCACAGGCCCGAAAGCGGGAAAGCGGAACCACGATAACCAGTTTCACCACAGATAGTGCAGTGGGCGGGCTGGCGGGCATACCAAACACGACATTTGTAATCGCAGATCGTCACAAAGTACGGGATATCAAGGTCCAGAGCCAACTCGACGACGCGGTTAAGGTTAGATAGAGCCGGAAAATTGGCTAGAGTGCTCCGACTAACCGACATAACATCACCGTACGCTTGAGAAAAGATCTTCACATCATCATCCGAGATTTCGGAGGCCAAATTTCGAACGTAAACAGAACGAATCCCAAAAACTGCATGAAAGACACGGAATTCCAAACAGCCACAAAAGAGACCGGATGAAACCAGTTCGTTACATGAAGCACGATCCTTAAAGGTCACACGGACTCGACGACCTTGCAAAAACCTTCCAACAACTGTGGTAACACAGCAGAGCAACCAGCGTTCTGATAAACCGCTTCAGGAAACTGTAAAACGGCACTGTTCGGACAGTCAAGAGTCGGCATCACGAACTCAATTTAGGGTAGGGACCATGCCGTTCCCTCCCGGTGGGTACTTAGGACagggccaaaaaaaaaaagcaaaaaaagccAATCGGTCACAATCACAACCGCAATAACGAAAAGCTGctttggccttttttttttttttttcgtgaaaggCAACCTTTATTTCCATTAAAAACTAAAACGAGCTATTCACAAACACACGCCACTAAAGAAGAGGAAGCACAGAAAAACCAATTGAAACCAAAAGCCGGAGTAAGTAGCTAGCCGTCAGAGCGCGAGGCCTTAACGGTAGAGTCCATGAACAGCGCAGATTCCCTAAGGAAAGCCCCTGATAGCGGACACCGCGAACAGCGCACGGACAAAAAGGATTTAAATGTGCATCTAGATTATAACTCGTCCAGAAGCCAAAGATCGCGAAAGCGAGATTGAGAAAAGCGCTTACAATCAGGAAGACCCTCTGTTTTAAATCATTACGGACATAACAGATATTCGCTCGATAATCTTCTCTTCCGTTTTGAAAAGTGGCCCTATTCTGAAAGATCCAAATGCCGTAGAGTATGGATTTCACCAAGTGGCGTGCAATGCGGGCCCTCTTAGCACAAACAGAGGGCcagcgaaagaaaaaaaaaacggtgaaAAGACTTACAGCCAACTGGGATCCAAGCACCAGGGAGAGGGCAGGTGCAGAATGCACCAGACCCTCTTGACCCTACCGCAGTTTAAAAAGCAATGGTCAATGGTCTCACGTCGGGGACAACAGGCGCACTGACTAGGAGAGACAATACCCCAGTTAAAGAGAGAATCGCGCACCTTGACGCCACGAAAGATAATCCACCAAGTAACATCATTCTTAATCCCGGACGAGAGACCAGTGACCATCGACAAAAACCCTGGCCCGATAACCTGAGATTTGAGAAAGTTATTGCTTCACTATTCAATAGATATTGCTGGTTTTAGCATTTGTAGTCAGGGCTTTGAAACTACAAggctttatttcctttttttttaggtGCACGCCGGCTTTCAGTGAAGACCTTCTCCTTTCTGATTTTCAAGAATGGTCGATAGAAAGGTCAACATTTTGGAGCATAAGCTTAGCGCTGCAAGAAAGGAAGGAAACAGACGAGGGGAGGGCTCGGTTTATTTCATTCTTGGCAACTACTATTTTGGCGTAGCTGATTTTAAAAGGGCCATAACAAATTACACAGAAGCACTAACCATTTATAAGGAAATAGCTGCCAGGGCCGAGGAAGGAAGAGcatattgcaatctcggcatcgcttatcaaagtctgggagatttcaagcaagccatagagtaccacacaGAACATCTGAGTGTTGCAAAAGAAGtcggggatagggccggggaagGAACAGCCTACGGCAATCTTGGCGTCGCTTTTGAAGGTCTGGGCAactttaagcaagccatagagtaccataaACAAGATCtcagtattgcaaaagaagttgggaATAGGGCCGGGGAAGGACGAGCTTATaaaaatctcggcaacgcttatcaaaggctgggagattttaagcaagccatagagtactaTAAACAAGATCtcagtattgcaaaagaagtagggaataggACCGGGGAAGGAGAAGCCTATGGCAATTTCGGCATTGCTTATCAAAGGCTgggaaattttaagcaagccatagagtgcCATgaacaagatcttagtattgcaaaagaagtaggaaATAGGGCCGGggaaggaagagcctattgcaatctcggcattgCTTATCAAAGACTTGGAGATGTTAAGCAAGCCATGGAGTGCAACAAACAATTgtttagtattgcaaaagaagtgggGAATAAGGTCTGGGAAGGAGCAGCCTATTGCAGTCTCGGCAATGCTTGTCAAATTCTGGGagattttaaggaagccatagagtaccacacaCAATATCTTAGCATTATGAAAGAAGtcggggatagggccggggaaggaacagcctattgcaatcttggcaacgcttttgaaagtctgggcaattttaagcaagccatagagtaccataaACAACATCTAAGTATTtcgaaagaagtaggggatagggccggggaagGAGGAGCCTATtccaatctcggcaacgcttttGAACGTCTGGGagattttaagcgagccatggAGTATTACACACAATATACTAGTATTGTAAAAGAAGTGGGGGATAGGGACGGGGAAGGAgaagcctattgcaatctcggcaacttTTATCaaagtttgggagattttaagcaagccatacaGTACCACACACaatatcttagtattgcaaaagaagtagagGATAGGAACGGggaaggaagagcctattgcaatctcggcaacgcttatcaaagtctgggaggttttaagcaagccatagagtactacAAACAATCTCTTAGCATTGTGAAAGAAGTGGGGAATAGAGCCGGGGAAGGAgtagcctatggcaatctcggcaacgcttatcaaagtctaggagattttaagcaagccatagagtaccacaaacaaCACCTTAGTATTGCGAAGGAATTAGGGGATGAGGCTGGGCAGGGATTAGCTCATGGAAATCTCGGGGACGATTATTACCATACAGGTGACCTTGAAAAGGCGCTTCACTTTaatgaacaacatcttagcatttcCACGAAAACGGAGGACCCAATAGGGCAGGGATGCGCTTGTTATAAACTTGGTTGTGTTCATGAGTTTTCAGGCTCCTTGTGCAAAGCTCTTAATTATTATCGATTAAGTATAAAACATTATGATGAAACAAGGCGTCTTCTTCAGTTAGAAGATGtatggaaaataagctttcgtgactCAAATCGGTTTGCGTACACAGCTCTGTGGACAGCACTGTTGAAGAATAAAGACGTTGATGaggctttgtatgctgctgagcaaggacgagcGCAGGCTTTGGCAGACATTTTGAAGGTGCATTATGGCGTTGATAGAGAAAATTCCTCGGCAGTTACGATGAAGGAAACTATCTCTGCGATAATAAAGGATTTACCTTCACAAAcagttttcacagcacttgacGGAAACACGATCAGTTTCTGGCTGCTAAGAGAAGGTAGCGAGATAATCTTTAGACAAAAAGAAATCGAAAGTGGAAGTGCCGAATCACTGATGGAAAATACTTTGAAACAGATCAATGCGGGAACCGTTGTGCGATGCGAGAATCGCTCGCTTGACAGACAACACAGCGACATTTCTTGCTATAGAGAAACCGTTAAGGAAATTTTTCAGTCCCTGAGCTTCTTTGTGAAATCTTTGCAGcccttgtatgatgtcttaaTCAGTCCTATTGCAGACTTGCTCCAGGGTGATGACTTagtctttgttcctgatggaccattttgcttggctccttattctgcattgagtgactctgtcaggatccgtacTATTCCCTCGCTGACCGCTTTAAAAGTGGTCGCTAGTGCACCTGGTGACTTCAACAGTAAGAGTGAAGCGCTGCTTGTGGGCGATCCTTGCTTGGAGGAAGTCACTGGGGGCAACGGGCAACCCATGTTTGAACAGTTGCCATGCGCGAAAAAAGAGGTGGAGatgattggagaacttctgcagacGTCGCCTCTTACTGGCAGAAATGCAACaaaagctgaggtgctgaaaagaatAACGTCAGTTGccttaatccacattgctgcacatggaGATAGCgaatttggagaaattgctttggccccaaatc
This portion of the Montipora capricornis isolate CH-2021 chromosome 11, ASM3666992v2, whole genome shotgun sequence genome encodes:
- the LOC138024534 gene encoding tetratricopeptide repeat protein 28-like → MVDRKVNILEHKLSAARKEGNRRGEGSVYFILGNYYFGVADFKRAITNYTEALTIYKEIAARAEEGRAYCNLGIAYQSLGDFKQAIEYHTEHLSVAKEVGDRAGEGTAYGNLGVAFEGLGNFKQAIEYHKQDLSIAKEVGNRAGEGRAYKNLGNAYQRLGDFKQAIEYYKQDLSIAKEVGNRTGEGEAYGNFGIAYQRLGNFKQAIECHEQDLSIAKEVGNRAGEGRAYCNLGIAYQRLGDVKQAMECNKQLFSIAKEVGNKVWEGAAYCSLGNACQILGDFKEAIEYHTQYLSIMKEVGDRAGEGTAYCNLGNAFESLGNFKQAIEYHKQHLSISKEVGDRAGEGGAYSNLGNAFERLGDFKRAMEYYTQYTSIVKEVGDRDGEGEAYCNLGNFYQSLGDFKQAIQYHTQYLSIAKEVEDRNGEGRAYCNLGNAYQSLGGFKQAIEYYKQSLSIVKEVGNRAGEGVAYGNLGNAYQSLGDFKQAIEYHKQHLSIAKELGDEAGQGLAHGNLGDDYYHTGDLEKALHFNEQHLSISTKTEDPIGQGCACYKLGCVHEFSGSLCKALNYYRLSIKHYDETRRLLQLEDVWKISFRDSNRFAYTALWTALLKNKDVDEALYAAEQGRAQALADILKVHYGVDRENSSAVTMKETISAIIKDLPSQTVFTALDGNTISFWLLREGSEIIFRQKEIESGSAESLMENTLKQINAGTVVRCENRSLDRQHSDISCYRETVKEIFQSLSFFVKSLQPLYDVLISPIADLLQGDDLVFVPDGPFCLAPYSALSDSVRIRTIPSLTALKVVASAPGDFNSKSEALLVGDPCLEEVTGGNGQPMFEQLPCAKKEVEMIGELLQTSPLTGRNATKAEVLKRITSVALIHIAAHGDSEFGEIALAPNPERISQRPEKEDYMLTMSDVSAVRLKARLVVLSSCHSGQGEVNSEGVVGIARAFLCAGAQSVLVSLWPIDDKATLLFMESFYKHLADRKSASFALYHAMKSLREKKVLFCWRKYSAVKYWAPFVLIGDDVAFEFGQHERVKETTDKT